The following is a genomic window from Stenotrophomonas maltophilia.
GCATGCCTGCGTGGCGGGCGTGACCTCCTTCGCGGCCGATGGCGGCCATGTGCTGGCGGTCGCGGCTGATGGCCTGGCCGCCCTTGCGGCCGGCAAGGCGCGCTTCGGCCGGGCTGAATTCGTGCGCGTTGCCGGAGGCATGCGCCGCACGGCCGCCCTTGGCGGCGATCGCGCGCTGCTTGTCCTGGTCCATCGAAGCGAAGCCGCGTTGGGAAGTGCCGCGATGCGGGTCGGCCATGGGAACTCTCCAGAGCAGGGAGGAAAGCAGCATCCTTGCCG
Proteins encoded in this region:
- a CDS encoding KGG domain-containing protein; amino-acid sequence: MADPHRGTSQRGFASMDQDKQRAIAAKGGRAAHASGNAHEFSPAEARLAGRKGGQAISRDRQHMAAIGREGGHARHAGMRQQQQQPADEPLAERSPRQQG